The sequence below is a genomic window from Candidatus Methanoplasma termitum.
ATCGACATTGTTGAGTCATTTTTATTTTCACTAGTCAATTGAGACCTATCAAAATCCGTTCCTTTACAATCTATGCCATAGCAGAAACATATGAAATTCAGGAAACTGTGCAAACCCTCTAACGACAATATTGCTTTATCTATAGTTATGCTCTTTGATCCATGAATCGCAATGTCACCAAGCTTTCGAATATAGTCAATTTTCGAGAACAACTCTTTGGGCAGAATTTCTCGGAAGCACTCATTTCCAATCAGAGCGGTTAAATGATCGCTGTAAGGCTCAGGAAGGGACTTATCAGCACTATACATCCATTTAAGCGCATCTTCCAATGCTTTGCGGCATGATGCAGCGCAGTGCGCAGGACTTATGGCTAATGCTTTCTCAGCCTGCATAGCCGAATCTGCAAATGAAATAAATTGTGAATCCTTTGCAAGAAAATCGAAATTAGTCACGATTGTTCGTCCGCCTCATTGTGTATTACATCTCTTCGTTAAAGTATTTCTCCATTCAATACACGGCTTACATTCAAAATTTTGATTTATCGACTTGTTTGACAAAGTCTGCGAAGCGGTATTGGAGATCAAGCGGGGGCATGAAAACGTCTAAATTTGCAATCGTTCCAGCGTTCAAGTTCATCATTGTCGTACCAACAGCTTTATTTTCCAAAACTTGCCGCATTGCTTCTGATGATATTAAATGTTGGAGCATTACCGATAGATAATCGTGTTCAATTCTGATGAACATACTGCCTGTACCGCATAAATACTTGCCATTATCAACAACTGCACATCTACCGATCTCACCCCTGCGTCCGAGAACAACATCGCCAATTTGCATAGCGTAAGCTGATAAGGAGTCATATTTTTCGAGGGGTAATGTTAGCTTCATGTCTGGCACTATTTCGCCATCGATTATATGTGAAGGATTCACCAATGGAATACCATTTTCGACATAATCCTCTGCATGAAGCAGACTTCCAAACGGCCCGATTCTAACCATCGCAAAGCCTTTTATTGGCTTTGTTGGCCATCCTTTACCATTCGTCACCGGGTCACCGAACATCTCGATAAATTGCGATTTGACGAGCAGCTCTAGTTTCTCAATCTGCACTCTACGTTTTTCAATAAGCATGCTAGTGTAGTCTAGTACATCGATAATTTTTTCTTGATCAGACAAAGATGGCAGGGAAATATCCATATTGATAAATCCTCTGGAAATTCCTCCTATTGTTGCTCCCCTATAATCTTTCATTATTTGCCTCTGCCCTCTATCTGAAAAAAAGAAATAGAACAGATATTTAGGAAGCAGTTGAGGTTTTGTGCGAATTAAGAAAATATGTTCATTTATTGCAGCTTCTGAGAACGGAAAGCTTGAATCTACAAAACTAACCTTTCCTGTCGTCGCTCCATCTTTTACTATAAGTATATCGTTGGGCCTTATTCTGCCTTTTTTCATATTTTTATAATGCTCTTCGGAAACGAACTTCAATTTTTCTGGAGATAATATGAATCCTCCATTACTGTTAAGATGTTCGCCGCCTATACTTGGGATGCCACTGTCTACCGCACCGCCTTTTTCACGACTACCTGATTCGAGTGCCAGTATGTTGTCTTTAAGTTTATCCATCTATGCGCTTCTCCAGTTCCAGTAGCCCATTGATCAGTTCATTTTCTATTTCTTTTATCTCAGATATTATTACGCGTGGATGGGGATAGTTTTTTTCTACATAGACGCTTTGTTTATAATGGCTGAAAGATAGACTATATTTTTTCTCAACGATTTCAGCCTTTGGTACCAAAAAGCTCTGTTCCGTGCGCTCGCGACTATTTTCCTCAGCGAGATTTTTGAACCGTAATGTTATGTCTGCTATGTCACTTTTTTCCAAAGGTGTGCGTTTGTCATCTAGACTATATCCATCTGATTGCATATCATAAAACCATACTTTGTCGGTGCCTCCTGCGCCCGTTTTAGTAAAGATTATTATTGCTGTAGAAACGCCTGCATACGGTTTGAAAACACCAGCAGGCATAGAAATTATGGCTTCTAGCCGATGATTCTCAACGATTTCTTTACGTATGTTTAAGTAAGCTTTGTCATTGCTGTTACTCGATACGCCACTTGGGACAATTGAGGCGCAGCGACCGCCATTTTTCAACATACGAACGAATAAAGCCAAAAAAAGCAACTCAGTCTTTTTTGTCTTGACAATCTTTGTCAGTGTGGGCGAGACGATATCATTATCCAAACTCCCCTTGAATGGAGGATTTGTGAGTATCTTCGTGTAGACACTATTATCTTCATTCTGATCGGAAAGGCTATCTTTGTACACAATGCGCGGATTCTGAATGCCATGGGTCATCATATTCATGGATCCGATACGAAGCATTGTTCGATCCATATCATAGCCTGTAAACATGACATTATTATAGTGTTTCATTATTTTTTCATCGTAAAATATCTCTTCTAAATACTTCTCTTTGAGGTACTCACCAGAAGCAACCAAAAACCCGCTCGTACCACATGCCGGATCACAAATTAAATCGCCTGGACGCAAATCGAGTAACTCCACCATCATACGAATGATGTGGCGCGGAGTCCTAAACTGCCCATTTGTACCTGCTGTTGTAAGTTTAGATAGCATATATTCATACACATCGCCCCGTATGTCTTTATTATCGGGTTGCCTTTCAATTAAACAATAAACCTCATCTAGCGCTGTTACAATCTTCTCCAACAGCTGGGGTGTGGGGATTTTAAAAATAGCATCGCCCATATATTTTGAATACGTGCTTTCCCCATCCATGTGTAGTATCTTTATGAATGGGAAAACTTCTCCGATTACTATTTGGTACATTTCTTCTGCGGATTTGTCTCGCAAAGATGACCATTTAAGATGATTTTTCTGAGCGAAAATACTTTCATATTGCAAATCAAGCATCCTACTATCCTTTTTTCTATCGTTATCCATCTTGTCTAAATCGTGAATAAACATCAGATATGTTATCTGCTCAATGACATCAAGCGGGTTTGTTAATCCGCCTGTCCAGAACATCTCCCAAAGTTTATCCACTTTATTTTTTAGCTCACCTGTAATCATCTCTTTTTCCCCATTAGTTACATTCAGAACAGTTTATCTTCAATTATTTTTAAATTTTTATTAACCCAGAACATATCTGGATCGTGCTTTATCGCCCTTACTCTTATTTGAAAATCTGGATCTTCTGGAGAATGACAGTTAAAAAGGATTAACCCTAAACCAAAGTGCATACATAGTGTGTCTAGCCTTGAGACGTCTTCTTCTCGCGAGTCGTTTGGTACAACAATATATGCTTTGTGGGAAAAGATACTGTATGCACAGGCTTGCCCGAACGCCGTGATAAGTCCATTGGAGTCTGTTTTTATTTCTGCAACCACTATCTCCGTTGGGAATTTGATGACGGCACTTTCCCTGGATTTCCGTACTCCGATAACATCGGGCGTTCCCCATTTATCCTGAAAGATATTTCCCCCCAGAGGAATGGCTTTCGTACATTCTTCGAGATCTTCTGTGAGATACTCTGCAAAGGGTTTGTAGAATGATTCTTCGTCTATTTTTTTAATAGTGTTTTTTATTCCTTGCTGAGTTTCTTGACCATCTGTGTCTTCTTTGAATTTTGTTAGGCGGAACAATCCTCGGTCGGGTTTATAGACTTCATCGGGTAAGTCGTCGGGCAATTTTCGTATTAAGTGTCCTACTGTGTTTTGACTCAGCGAGCTGTCTTTTTCTAAAATTTCTCTACGCAGCTCTGAATATCTTACGCCCTCTTGATGTTCAGCTAAAATTTCAAGTGCAATTATTTGGACTTTCTCTTTAATCGTCGTATTCGCTGCCATAAATTTTCTTCTCCAGTTCATATTAAGCATCATAGTTTCTGTTTAAAATTTGTTGTATCGTGCGTTTCTTTGATACGTTTGTTGATCTTTATCGGCGACCCTCTTTTTCTGCATTATTGGTATTAGTGGGAGAACATTTGTCCTCCCGTTTGTTCTGATCACCTTGTCCCCTATGCAGATTATTTTTGGAACAGGCCTAATTTCGCAGGTGTCACAGTCTTTCTCACATTTCTCAGGATTACACTGTGCAGCGTTCTGTAACATTATCCCCATCATTGAGATCAATACATCACCGAATACATCTCTCAATGTTTCCGGCATTTCTTCCTCCGAGAATTCTTCAGTTTCTTCTTTGCCTTCCGAATTAATGAAGAAATCTCCTGCCACTGTTTCCTGATTGAAGTGAGAGTACATCTTCGGACCAACGTACAAGTTGCTCTCGGAGAAGGACATGCTTGAGGTCTTCTGTTCCTCGTCATTGTCGCCGATGTTCATCTGTCCAAAGTGTGTTCATATCTTCATCCCCATGTATGTTTCTACATTTGTTGCCATATTTCTCTAGCTCCTTTAGATGTTTATTAAGAAGTTTCTAAGGACGATTTCTCAGTTTTTGCCTCAACTACCAGAGTTTACATGCCGGTCGAAGGGTCAGAATTTCCTCTAAACAAGGTCACTGAAACGCTCAAAAGACCGGGGTGAAACCAGTTGATTTCGAACTATCGTGAAAAGCGCAGAATTGACCCATTACTTAGATATGCTGGCTAAGGGGGATGTGAAACCCGGCGGTTGCACTCACGATCATTTCTATTTGTAACAATAGGGTTTAGTGATGCCATTTGACCGCCATTTAGGCACCACGGATCGAGTATCCCTACGGTTACACTCACTGCCGACTCTGTTTCACTGAACCGCAGTTACTCCTTACTTGGTTCCGATTGACGCTCGGCCGACCACTTTCTGATCTCCGCACGTTTGATCTTCCCGCTGATCGTTTTCGGAAGTTCGTCAACGAACTCTACCGCTCTGGGGTATTTGTACGGCGCAGTCTCCTTCTTGACGAAGTCCTGTATCTCTTTAACAAGAGCATCTGATTTCGCATATCCGTCCTTAAGGACTATGGTGGCCTTGACAAGCTGCCCCCGTATCTCGTCCGGTACTCCGGTAACGGCGCATTCTTTGACCGCCGGGTGTAGAACTATCACAGACTCGATCTCGAACGGCCCTATGCGGTATCCCGAGGATTTGATTATGTCGTCGTTCCTTCCGACGTACCAATAGTGCCCGTCCTCATCCTTCCAGGCGAGGTCCCCCGTGTGATGGTACCCATTGTAGATGGTGGCATTCGTTTTTTTCTCATCACGATAATATCCCAGATAGATTCCGGGAACACCCACGCGAACGGCGATCTCTCCGGTCTCGCCGGGAGCGCATGACTTTCCCTCCGGATCTAAAAGATCGACATCATACAGCGGCGATGGTTTGCCCATTGAACCGGGGCGGGGCGTCATCTTGGTCGTGTTGCACACGACAAGTGTGGCCTCCGTCTGTCCGAAGCCTTCCGCTATCATCACTCCGGTAGCCTTATACCAATTCTCGATCAGATCCGGATTCAAAGCCTCTCCGGCCGTCGAAGCGTGTTTTATCGCCGACAGATCATATTTCTCAAGACCCTCCTGAATAAAGAATCTGTACATGGTCGGCGGACAGCAAAGGCTGGTGATGCCGAATTCGGATATCTTCGAAAGCATATCGGAAGCAATGAATTTCGGATAATCGTATGCGAACGCGGCGGCTTCCATTATCCACTGACCATATATCTTCCCCCATGATGCCTTGACCCATCCCGTCTCGGCGATGGTATAATGCACGCCGTCTGGAATGACGTTATGCCAATGTTTCGCGGTCATTATGTGTCCCAGCGGATACGTATGGTCGTGCAGGACCATCTTCGGATACCCCGTTGTTCCTGATGAAAAGTATATCAGGAGATGGTCGGTGGCCTTCGTAGGGATGCGTTTAAGCTTATCCGATGACGATTCGACCCCCGCATCCAGGTCCAGCCACCCTTGCCTCTTGCCGCCTGCCATGGCCTTGACCCTGACATCCGGACATTTCTTTTCTATACCCTCAAAGGCATCGGTGACCTTTCCGTATGATGTGCATATCACAGCCACAGCGGAAGAAAGCTTGGCGCGGTACTCGGCATCGTGCTGCGTGAGCATGGAGGTCACAGGGATCATCACCGCCCCGATCTTATGCAACGCGACTGTGACGAACCAGTATTGGTAGTCTTCCTTCAGAGCAACGATGACCGGGTCCCCCTTCTTTATACCCAGAGAGATGAGATAATTGGCGGTCTTGTTCGAATACCGCATCATATCTCCGAACGTGAAAGTCCTGCCCTCGCCCTTCTCGCTGCACCAGACAAGCGCCCGTCTGTTTGGGTCGTTCTTCCCGATGTCATCGACGATATCATAACCGAAGTTGAAATTGTCAGGATAATGAATGCGCATCTTCGACAGTATGCCGTTCTGGTCGTATTCTTCGTCGACGTAGCGTAGGTTTATGTTCCTCATGGGTGTCCGATCTCCTTTATTATCATGGCGATGAACCGGCACCCTTCTTTACTGACCGCGATCATCCCGTGCCCCTTCCCGGAATCGTAAAAGACGGCGTCTCCGGGCCCCAGCACCTCTGTGTGCTTCTCGTAGCAGAATTTCATACTCCCTTCTAAAACATAATCGAATTCCTGACCGTCGTGCATCGACAGAGGCACCGGCCTGTTCTGGGAATCCTTGTCGAACGGAGCGAAAACCAGGAACGGTTCAAAGAACTTGTGCCTGAAGTTCGGGGCCAAAAGGTTATACTTGAAGCCCTCGCGCCTTTCTATCGGAAGTCCGTCACCTTTGCGGACAACTGTGTACCCTTTGAGCTTCGGGGTCTCCCCTGTCAGGAGTTCCGCCATCTCCACGCCGAGTTTCTCTGCGCATTTATGAAGGAAAGTGAATGAGAAATCCTTTTTTCCGGATTCCGTCTCGATATATTCGGCTACAGATATTCCTGCGGCGGCCGCCATTTCTTCCTGAGAATATCTCTCAATCTCTCTGAGCGAGCGTATCCTTTCGGCTATCGCTGCGATTTTCGGGTCCATGTCGCTGAGTATGCAATATCAATAAAAAAAGGAAGGGGGTCCGATGCCTCCTCGGACACGGCTGTTTTTTGAAGGTCTTCTGTAGATAATTAAAATAACATTGGGTAGATACACATTCGATCCGATAATTCAGTACGGATCGATAAATGGAGTGAAACGATGAAAGTGGCCTACCTCGGACCGGAAGGAACATTCACAGAACAGGCGGCGAAAAGTTTCATTGGGTCGCTGGATAAGAAGGGTCTTTCGCTTTCCCCCCTCGCCTCCATCGAAGATGTCTTCCATGCGGTCGAGACCGGAAGCGCACTTTACGGCGTTGTCCCCGTAGAGAACTCCATAGAAGGGGCGGTCAACACCACCGTGGACACTTTGATCTTCGATTCCGACCTTTTCATTGAAAAACAGTTGGACCTCCCGATCACCCAGAATCTGATGGTGGGGAAGAACAATACCGATTGTAAGATAACAAAGATCATTTCACATCCGCAGGCACTGGCACAATCAAGAAAATTCATCAACAAGCATTATCCTGATGCTGTGATCGAAGCTACCGGTTCGACCTCGGAGGCCGCGAAGATCGCGGCTAACTACACCTCCAAGAATAAAGAAACGATCGCGGCAATAGGCCCAAAAAGTTCAGCCGAGCTCTACGATCTCAAAATAATTCACGAGGGGATCCAAGAGAACAAGAGCAACACCACTCAATTCATCCTTTTGACAAAAAAAGACACATCGATGCCGAAGGTCGGGTGCAGCACCCTCATCGTGTTCTCGACGGAGGACAAACCGGGCGAGCTTTACAAGATACTCGACATATTTGCCATATGGGACCTCAACATGACGAAGATCATGTCCCGTCCTACGAAGAACAGACGCGGAGAATATGTGTTCTTCATCGAGCTTTCCGGGTATGATGACGCTTCGGACGTGGCAGATGCGCTTACGATGGTAAAGCGGAAGACCAGTTTTTTCAAAAATCTCGGTTCTTATCAGATGATCAATAACCTCTGAATATTCGTCAGAACTGATCGAACAGTGATGATTGTTTACTTTTAGGTTCGAATTGCTTAAGATATCCGAAAACATCGTCTGTTTTGTAAAGGATATTATGTTCTTTGCAGACCTTTGTGAAAATGCTCATCAGCCTAGGGTTGTCGGGGCTGTTGCACGAGTATGACTCTCCGTATGTATCGATGTATCTCTCCTTCATGCCGGGAAAGAGCTTGTCGAGATTTTGGTAAAAGTATTCTCTATCCCCCTCCCTCAGAGTCACGCCGAATCCAAAGCACAATATTCCTTTGACATCCGCCTCGATGCAGTAGTCGAGCAATCCTCTAAGGTTCTCTTCCGTGTCGTTTATGAATGGCAGGATCGGACAGAGCCAGACGACCGTCGGTATCCCCTCCTCTTTCATTCTCATCAGTACCCTGAACCTCTCATATGTTGTGGATACGTTCGGTTCTATCTTTTTACAAAGCTCCTCGTCGTACGTTGTCAAAGTGACCTGTATCACACATCTGGCCTTTTTGTTGATCGCTTTCAAGAGATCCAGATCCCTTAAAACGCGTGATGACTTCGTTATGATGGAGACCCCGAACCCGTTCCTTTCGATGACGGAGAGGCACTGTCCTGTCATCTGCAGTTCCTCTTCTAACGGTATGTAGGGATCGCACATTGCTCCCGTACCGACCATACATTTGCTTCTTTTCCTTTTTAGCTGATCTTCCAGGATCTGCGGCGCATTACGTTTTACTTCTATATCCTCAAAATCATGTTCCATCCTGTAGCACTTGCTGCGGCTGTCGCAATAGATGCAGCCGTGGGTGCAGCCCCGGTAGATATTCATCCCATTGTTGGGGGACAGTATGGTCTTATAGTCGGCGTAATGCATTTCCATCGGCCCTTCTTTGCAGTTAATGAATGTGGTCCATCCTTATTGCGTTCGGTGATTTGTAACGGATGTACGTGCGCTGTACTTAAATATCTGGATTCGTCCGATCACTACCAAATGGGGTATTTCTACTGCTGGCTATTTTATCTGAAACACATCACGAAAAGTGCCAGTGGATAGGGAGCCGGAAGTGCCGGCTCTCTAAGGCGTGGAACACCCGGACCATCGGGGTTGGTAGGTGATAATATCGCTAACGAAGCCTGGTGTATCCGGGTAAGGATATGCTTCGGTCCCTTGGTGTTCGAGATTATTCTCGAACCACCGTAAAGCAGAAGCGGGTGTGATCCCATCTCATATATCCGGCCCCTCTTATGAGGAGTCGTTAGCCATATCACCGCTATTGACAAGATTTCACAGCAACAAAAACCTATGCTATGGTTTTTTTCGTACGGGCGCATATGCGCCTGGTGAAAACCCGCTGAGCGAAGTGATCCGTCCCCTTAGTGATTAATATACCCTTGTCCATCCCGAGTCATGGATTCCCCGCTGGTAACGGTAAAAAGATTTTTCATCGGAGTTTTGCTGGGGATCATTTCAGCCATACCCGGGATAAGCGGCGTTATCATCGCCGTTACGCTGGGAGTCTACGAACGTCTGGTAGAGGACCTCGCACATCTCAGGCACAAGATCGTGGAGGATTTCTGGTTCCTTTTGACGTTAGGTCTCGGCGTTGTTGTCGGCGTGGTCATAATTTCCTATGTCCTGACAGATGTTCTGGACAAATACATGATACCGGCGATGATGCTGTTCTTCGGAATGATCTTAGGCCAGCTTCCGCAGCTGTGGAAGTTCACCCTGCCGGAGGTCAGATCGTCAAGTAAAGACTATGCCGCATTGGTCGTCGGAGTGGTGTTGATGGTCCTCCTGCTCTTGCTGCGCATCAATGTCGGATCCGTGGAGTACGATCAGGCCACGCACAGCCTCCAGTGGATATTGCTTATGGTCATCATAGGCATAATCTATGCAGTTTCGCACATCGCCCCGGGGATAAGCGGTTCCACCCTGCTTTTAGCATTCGGTCTGCTGGTCCTTCCGTTAGAGGTGATCAAACATCATGAACTCGTTTTCCTTTTGCCTCTTGTGATCGGTGTGATCGTCGGTCTCATCGGTTTTGCGAAGGTCGTCCACTATTTACTGAACAAATACAGGAAGCCCGCATACATGATGATATTCGGTTTTGCCATAGGTTCGATCTTCATTGTGTTGTGGGAGACATATGAGTCATACAACGGCTCCGACAACGGGATGATGAATCTTGCCATCGGGGTTGTGACATTCATCATAGGAATTATTGTAAGCTTGTGGCTCTCCAAAGTGAGCGGCAAGACCTATGAAGAGAATGCCGTTAGGTGAAAAAGAAAAAAAGGATAACGGGGGGATGGAATGGGATATTTCCCCGTTTCCTGTGAAGCCCTTGTACTTCTTGGGGATGCACTTCGGTCTTCAATATCATCATTGACTGCAGGGTATATAAAGTTCCCAGGGGGAGGTCCCCGAAAGTACCCGAAAGTACCGAAAGTACAAACCGGTCATTTTTTCTTGTGTCTGACCTTGACCGCGATGCCTCTTTTGAGTTCGGTCATCTCTCTTCCCGACATCAATGCCACGCCTACCGCAACGACCTCGCCGTTGAGCATGATGACGGCTTCGTCGCCTATCCTCATGTTCGGATCGGCCTTCACAACTCCGATCGCAAAAAGGTTGCCTTTCATCTCAAAGTCGGTCATCTCCACGATGTTCTTCCCTATCTCGGCGACGATCTCGGCACCCTCGATGGTCAATGAGAGCATGCCCCTTTCGGCCGTGAACATCCCGAGCTGGATCTTCTCTTTGCTGCTTGGAACATCTCTGAGTATCTTCCAATAGGGGAACTTACCGATCGCATAGCTTCCGCCGCTCATGAGTGCGTCTGCAACATCCTGTCCGAACTGGAAATTAAGTATCGACCTAACTGCCTCGTTCCGTTCAACAAGATATCCAACGGGCTCCATGCCTTTTGCCGCCTTTCTCAGAGCATCATCCAGATTCTTCAGCGATGCGGGGGTGGTGGGGTCTCCGACGACCGTTTCCTCCATATCCGCCAACCCTCTGATCAGTTCGGTGGTCTCGCCGAGATGAGAAACGATCTTGTCATAGCCCTGTGATATGATATCCGCTACCATGGACCTTATCATCTCTTTCTCCTGACATTTCCACTCTCCGGTAACAGGTATGTCGTAAGAGTTCGCAGGGTAGACGAAATCCAATTCTCTCGGGACTATCCCAAGCGGAGATGTCACTATCACCTCATGTACCAGCGTGTCATGCTGTGCGGTGTGTATCGCCGATGCGAACGCTTTGTGTGATTTTGATATGTGATACGGCTTCTTCGCTGAGCACGGTAGCAGGAGCAATATGCGCTTGTGTTCCGGCTTCTTGTATCTTTCGGATATCTTTTCACGATATATCTTCAGGTCCGGTCTCCTTAGCGCCTGTGTGGTGTTGCAGGCGAACCTTGTTCCGACCGTTGAACAGCACTCTTCCTGGTACCTGTAACCGACATCGTCGAATATCCTGAGTGTTGCGACGGACAAAGGGGATGATGCTGACCTTTGATCGACCAATTCCCTCAGCCTTCCCGCTTCTGTGAATACTTTGATCACATCGCATTCTTTCTTCAGATCTGCGATGTTCTCCTCAGAGACATCCTTGTTTGCGCATACTTCCCCTTCCGGGATCAAACGGATTTTTTTTGAGCCGGCGACCTTTGCAAAGGAATCGTTGAACACATCCACTCCCATGTACGTCAGCAACGCTATTGTGGAAGGTTCTGCTATGCCGAACATACAAAGGAGTCTGTTATATCCTATCTTTTCTCTTATCTTGATAACAGAGTCGATGAGTTTCCTCGGATCGTTTCTGAGCTCGAATGCATTTGGAATCACAACAACATCGGAATCGTCTGGTACATCGTGTTCATTGTTAAACGGAAGCCTGATAACGCATACGCCGTCCTTGCAGAAAGGGGCTGTGTCCATCCTTGAAGATGCCGAAGTAAGAAGTTTTTGATCGATGGGGATCTCCGAACCGAATAGGTGGAACACCCTGCCTTCGGGCAATGTCGAGATTCGGACATCTGTTTCATCTGAGCTGCTTACGATGAACGGCGTCTTTATGGAAAGTTCTCCTCTGGAATACTCGCATGTCCTTCCTCTTTGAGACCTCCCTATGACGCTAAGCATACTTCCGCGAAACATCCTGGATTAATTAACATTCCCATCCTGTGTTTACTATGCAGGTTTTTGAACTGATCGGTAATCTTCACTTTAGCCTTAGTAGGACCCTGACAATAAAAAGTATGACCGCCAGAACAACAACAAAAACAATGAAATAATACTTGAATTTTTTCGATTCGGTCTTGAAAGCTTGATAATTTGGGTTTGATTCCATTTCACCAGCTATGCAAACATTTGATCTGGGAAGTCTGGTTTTCAATTGAGATATGAACTCGTCCTTTTTTATGGGAGTTATGCAAACACTTTCAACTTTTCCTTCGACATCCGCGAATGTAATCCAGACTTGTTTTGTTTTCGACACGAACGGACTGTAATTAAGAACACCGACCGATGAATCAAATATTTCATCGACACCTTTTATTGACGAGTAATCGATATTAAGATTTTTTAAGTATCGTCCAACCACAAGCACATTTTCTTTCATTGTGTATTTTTTCCTGATAAAAAATAACATGAATGGAAGCAATATCGCACATATGCACACTGCATAAATAATGAATAGCAACAAATCGATATTTGAGGCGAGAATAACAATAAAAATGAACACTGAAAGAACCATCAGCATAAAGGTCTGAGTACTTCGCTTTGGCCAGAATATGATATCTTCTCGCACTTTTTTGTATCACAGTAAGCCATAAAAAAGGTTTCGGAACCTGACCAAACCCCTTCTTTTTGGGATTTTCCGTTGACGCCAAGCATACTTCCGCGAAACATCTTGAATTAATTAATATTCCCTTTTGTTTTTTCTTTCGAAACTATTCCTTCCATAACGGAATTACAGGCACATTTAGGCTACTAATTCCTTCCATAACGGAATTACATGGACATTTCAGCCACTAATTCCTTCTATAACAGAATTATAGACATCATTAAATAATCAAATAATGATGCTCTATCATG
It includes:
- a CDS encoding restriction endonuclease subunit S, with amino-acid sequence MDKLKDNILALESGSREKGGAVDSGIPSIGGEHLNSNGGFILSPEKLKFVSEEHYKNMKKGRIRPNDILIVKDGATTGKVSFVDSSFPFSEAAINEHIFLIRTKPQLLPKYLFYFFFSDRGQRQIMKDYRGATIGGISRGFINMDISLPSLSDQEKIIDVLDYTSMLIEKRRVQIEKLELLVKSQFIEMFGDPVTNGKGWPTKPIKGFAMVRIGPFGSLLHAEDYVENGIPLVNPSHIIDGEIVPDMKLTLPLEKYDSLSAYAMQIGDVVLGRRGEIGRCAVVDNGKYLCGTGSMFIRIEHDYLSVMLQHLISSEAMRQVLENKAVGTTMMNLNAGTIANLDVFMPPLDLQYRFADFVKQVDKSKF
- a CDS encoding class I SAM-dependent DNA methyltransferase, producing MITGELKNKVDKLWEMFWTGGLTNPLDVIEQITYLMFIHDLDKMDNDRKKDSRMLDLQYESIFAQKNHLKWSSLRDKSAEEMYQIVIGEVFPFIKILHMDGESTYSKYMGDAIFKIPTPQLLEKIVTALDEVYCLIERQPDNKDIRGDVYEYMLSKLTTAGTNGQFRTPRHIIRMMVELLDLRPGDLICDPACGTSGFLVASGEYLKEKYLEEIFYDEKIMKHYNNVMFTGYDMDRTMLRIGSMNMMTHGIQNPRIVYKDSLSDQNEDNSVYTKILTNPPFKGSLDNDIVSPTLTKIVKTKKTELLFLALFVRMLKNGGRCASIVPSGVSSNSNDKAYLNIRKEIVENHRLEAIISMPAGVFKPYAGVSTAIIIFTKTGAGGTDKVWFYDMQSDGYSLDDKRTPLEKSDIADITLRFKNLAEENSRERTEQSFLVPKAEIVEKKYSLSFSHYKQSVYVEKNYPHPRVIISEIKEIENELINGLLELEKRIDG
- a CDS encoding AMP-binding protein yields the protein MRNINLRYVDEEYDQNGILSKMRIHYPDNFNFGYDIVDDIGKNDPNRRALVWCSEKGEGRTFTFGDMMRYSNKTANYLISLGIKKGDPVIVALKEDYQYWFVTVALHKIGAVMIPVTSMLTQHDAEYRAKLSSAVAVICTSYGKVTDAFEGIEKKCPDVRVKAMAGGKRQGWLDLDAGVESSSDKLKRIPTKATDHLLIYFSSGTTGYPKMVLHDHTYPLGHIMTAKHWHNVIPDGVHYTIAETGWVKASWGKIYGQWIMEAAAFAYDYPKFIASDMLSKISEFGITSLCCPPTMYRFFIQEGLEKYDLSAIKHASTAGEALNPDLIENWYKATGVMIAEGFGQTEATLVVCNTTKMTPRPGSMGKPSPLYDVDLLDPEGKSCAPGETGEIAVRVGVPGIYLGYYRDEKKTNATIYNGYHHTGDLAWKDEDGHYWYVGRNDDIIKSSGYRIGPFEIESVIVLHPAVKECAVTGVPDEIRGQLVKATIVLKDGYAKSDALVKEIQDFVKKETAPYKYPRAVEFVDELPKTISGKIKRAEIRKWSAERQSEPSKE
- a CDS encoding helix-turn-helix domain-containing protein, with the protein product MDPKIAAIAERIRSLREIERYSQEEMAAAAGISVAEYIETESGKKDFSFTFLHKCAEKLGVEMAELLTGETPKLKGYTVVRKGDGLPIERREGFKYNLLAPNFRHKFFEPFLVFAPFDKDSQNRPVPLSMHDGQEFDYVLEGSMKFCYEKHTEVLGPGDAVFYDSGKGHGMIAVSKEGCRFIAMIIKEIGHP
- the pheA gene encoding prephenate dehydratase yields the protein MKVAYLGPEGTFTEQAAKSFIGSLDKKGLSLSPLASIEDVFHAVETGSALYGVVPVENSIEGAVNTTVDTLIFDSDLFIEKQLDLPITQNLMVGKNNTDCKITKIISHPQALAQSRKFINKHYPDAVIEATGSTSEAAKIAANYTSKNKETIAAIGPKSSAELYDLKIIHEGIQENKSNTTQFILLTKKDTSMPKVGCSTLIVFSTEDKPGELYKILDIFAIWDLNMTKIMSRPTKNRRGEYVFFIELSGYDDASDVADALTMVKRKTSFFKNLGSYQMINNL
- a CDS encoding SPL family radical SAM protein; its protein translation is MHYADYKTILSPNNGMNIYRGCTHGCIYCDSRSKCYRMEHDFEDIEVKRNAPQILEDQLKRKRSKCMVGTGAMCDPYIPLEEELQMTGQCLSVIERNGFGVSIITKSSRVLRDLDLLKAINKKARCVIQVTLTTYDEELCKKIEPNVSTTYERFRVLMRMKEEGIPTVVWLCPILPFINDTEENLRGLLDYCIEADVKGILCFGFGVTLREGDREYFYQNLDKLFPGMKERYIDTYGESYSCNSPDNPRLMSIFTKVCKEHNILYKTDDVFGYLKQFEPKSKQSSLFDQF
- a CDS encoding DUF368 domain-containing protein, with protein sequence MDSPLVTVKRFFIGVLLGIISAIPGISGVIIAVTLGVYERLVEDLAHLRHKIVEDFWFLLTLGLGVVVGVVIISYVLTDVLDKYMIPAMMLFFGMILGQLPQLWKFTLPEVRSSSKDYAALVVGVVLMVLLLLLRINVGSVEYDQATHSLQWILLMVIIGIIYAVSHIAPGISGSTLLLAFGLLVLPLEVIKHHELVFLLPLVIGVIVGLIGFAKVVHYLLNKYRKPAYMMIFGFAIGSIFIVLWETYESYNGSDNGMMNLAIGVVTFIIGIIVSLWLSKVSGKTYEENAVR